A single region of the Candidatus Marinarcus aquaticus genome encodes:
- a CDS encoding putative nucleotidyltransferase substrate binding domain-containing protein, with protein sequence MSILEQTYFIRKIHPFDNLTKTQLDEFAQNLDIEYYKKNHVIQQTGEQPDKLYFIIKGLVQEKHEEEVMSIYSVNEFFDAVSIVENYSKHTFVTAQETICYTLSREIFIRILHENNQLESYFFQSISQKLNANISNEKNKELANMMVAKVKDANVHRAVIVPYTTSIYDAALTIKKEKVPTLLLKDDLGEIHIVTDSDFRQKVILNRMDYDDIVGKISSTGLIFVNENDFLFNAQFLMAKHGIKRVVVKNNEDEIVGIIDQISLSSFFATHTFSVSNAIEKAETIEELKKASQSFIKIIRSLNAKGVKIDFIAKLINQLNQKLMHKLFMITAPQELIGKSCLVVMGSEGRGEQILKTDQDNALILADDCEIEEEKLRAFTHDYTEYLVDFGFPRCEGNIMVSNPYWCRRQKEFKNLVFSWISNKTGDDFMNLAIFYDAVCASGNKDLLNEVKEYIFKVGASTQSFYMHFAKIITSFNVPLGFFDGFVFDSDDKEHKDEIDIKRGGIFILVQGIRSLSLEHKLFKTNTIQRIMELNNVGEIDDEFKQELIEAFNFLNTIKLKSNLDKLDAAKEINNYINPDDLNTMEKDLLKDSFKIVNKLKKKLEHHYKLNYV encoded by the coding sequence ATGAGTATACTAGAACAGACCTACTTCATACGAAAAATTCATCCTTTTGACAACCTAACCAAAACACAGCTCGATGAGTTTGCACAAAATTTGGATATTGAATACTATAAAAAAAATCATGTCATTCAACAAACCGGTGAGCAACCCGATAAACTCTACTTTATCATCAAAGGCTTAGTGCAAGAAAAACATGAAGAGGAAGTGATGTCAATCTACTCAGTCAATGAGTTTTTTGATGCAGTTTCAATTGTTGAGAACTATTCAAAACATACTTTTGTAACTGCACAAGAGACGATTTGTTATACACTTTCACGAGAGATTTTTATTCGAATTTTACATGAAAACAATCAATTAGAGAGTTACTTTTTTCAATCCATCTCACAAAAACTCAATGCCAACATCTCTAATGAAAAAAACAAAGAGTTGGCCAATATGATGGTGGCAAAAGTCAAAGATGCCAATGTACACCGAGCAGTCATTGTGCCTTATACTACTTCTATTTATGATGCAGCATTAACCATAAAAAAAGAGAAAGTACCCACCCTACTTTTAAAAGATGATTTGGGTGAAATCCACATTGTTACAGATTCAGACTTCAGACAAAAAGTCATTTTAAACCGAATGGATTATGATGATATTGTAGGGAAAATCTCTTCGACTGGGCTTATCTTTGTCAATGAAAACGACTTTTTATTTAATGCCCAGTTTCTCATGGCCAAACACGGCATTAAAAGAGTGGTGGTAAAAAACAATGAAGATGAGATTGTAGGCATCATTGATCAAATCTCTCTCTCCTCTTTTTTTGCAACGCACACTTTTTCAGTATCAAATGCAATAGAAAAAGCCGAAACCATTGAAGAGCTTAAAAAAGCGAGTCAATCGTTTATTAAAATCATTCGTTCCCTTAATGCCAAAGGAGTAAAAATTGACTTTATTGCCAAATTGATCAATCAACTGAACCAAAAACTGATGCATAAACTCTTTATGATAACTGCACCCCAAGAACTTATTGGTAAGTCATGCTTAGTGGTCATGGGAAGTGAAGGTCGAGGAGAGCAAATTCTTAAAACCGACCAAGACAACGCCTTGATTCTTGCTGATGATTGTGAGATAGAAGAGGAAAAACTTCGAGCCTTTACCCATGACTATACGGAGTATCTTGTTGACTTTGGTTTCCCACGATGTGAAGGAAATATCATGGTTTCAAATCCATACTGGTGCCGACGACAAAAAGAGTTCAAAAACTTGGTCTTTTCATGGATTTCTAATAAAACGGGTGATGACTTTATGAACTTAGCCATTTTTTATGATGCAGTGTGTGCCAGTGGAAACAAAGATCTTTTAAATGAGGTTAAAGAGTATATCTTTAAAGTGGGCGCTTCCACACAAAGTTTCTACATGCACTTTGCCAAAATTATCACCAGCTTCAATGTACCGCTTGGATTTTTTGATGGCTTTGTGTTTGACAGCGATGACAAAGAGCACAAAGATGAAATCGATATCAAACGTGGGGGTATTTTTATACTGGTACAAGGGATTCGAAGTTTGAGTTTGGAACATAAGTTGTTTAAAACCAATACCATTCAACGTATCATGGAACTCAACAATGTCGGTGAAATTGATGATGAGTTTAAACAAGAGTTGATTGAAGCCTTTAACTTTTTAAACACCATCAAACTCAAATCAAACTTGGATAAACTGGATGCAGCCAAAGAGATCAATAACTATATCAACCCAGATGATTTAAACACCATGGAGAAAGATCTTTTAAAAGACTCGTTTAAAATCGTCAATAAGTTGAAGAAAAAACTCGAACACCACTATAAGTTAAACTATGTTTAG
- a CDS encoding acetate/propionate family kinase: MLIFILNAGSSSLKYQLMNHATHRVLASGLCERIGIDGRIIHDANELKTTTEIDLPTHKEAIAHVLKLLVEGPQKVVDTIEKDIDAIGHRVVHGGEYFHESVIIDDNVLRKLEKLIPLAPLHNPAHILGIKICMELIPGKPNVAVFDTAFHQTMPASSFMYALPYEDYTEHKIRKYGFHGTSHNYVSSVAAKLLDKKESKIIVCHLGNGSSICAVKDGKSVDTSMGLTPLEGLMMGTRSGDLDPAVISFLMEKKQMSANEVVDYLNKKSGLLGVSGVSSDLREIIEASEKGDSRAQLAIDLKCSRIKKYICSYAGVMGGVDAICFTAGVGENADVIREKVCEGLEFMGIELDKNKNKKRTKGTREVNSEASKTKIYVIPTNEEFVIANDTYNLTKA; encoded by the coding sequence ATGTTAATATTTATTTTAAACGCAGGAAGTTCTTCACTGAAATATCAATTGATGAATCACGCAACTCACCGAGTTTTAGCTTCAGGGTTATGTGAACGAATTGGTATTGATGGGCGAATTATTCACGATGCGAATGAATTAAAAACAACCACGGAAATAGATCTTCCTACCCACAAAGAAGCAATTGCACATGTACTGAAGCTTCTGGTTGAAGGGCCTCAAAAGGTTGTGGATACCATTGAAAAAGATATTGATGCCATTGGACACCGTGTTGTACATGGCGGAGAGTATTTTCATGAATCAGTCATTATTGATGATAACGTTCTAAGAAAACTTGAAAAACTCATCCCGCTGGCGCCTTTACACAACCCAGCACACATTTTGGGCATTAAAATTTGTATGGAGTTAATACCTGGAAAACCCAATGTAGCAGTATTTGATACGGCATTTCATCAAACCATGCCAGCAAGCAGTTTTATGTATGCACTTCCTTATGAAGATTACACGGAACATAAAATCAGAAAATATGGTTTTCACGGTACCAGTCACAACTATGTCTCAAGTGTAGCAGCCAAACTGTTGGACAAAAAAGAGTCAAAAATCATTGTGTGTCATTTAGGAAACGGTTCTTCTATTTGTGCCGTTAAAGATGGAAAATCAGTTGACACATCAATGGGTCTGACACCATTAGAAGGTTTAATGATGGGAACACGTTCAGGCGATTTGGACCCTGCTGTTATCTCATTTTTAATGGAGAAAAAACAAATGAGTGCCAATGAAGTGGTGGATTATTTAAACAAAAAATCAGGTCTTTTAGGAGTATCTGGGGTGAGTTCAGACTTAAGAGAAATCATTGAAGCCAGTGAAAAAGGGGACTCCAGAGCACAATTGGCGATTGATTTAAAATGCAGCCGTATTAAAAAATATATCTGCTCATACGCAGGTGTCATGGGTGGTGTTGATGCCATTTGTTTCACAGCAGGAGTGGGTGAGAATGCTGATGTCATACGAGAAAAAGTGTGCGAAGGTTTAGAGTTCATGGGCATTGAACTGGATAAAAACAAAAATAAAAAAAGAACAAAAGGCACCCGCGAGGTGAACTCAGAAGCTTCAAAAACAAAAATATATGTCATTCCAACCAATGAAGAGTTTGTCATTGCAAATGACACCTATAACTTAACAAAAGCTTAA
- a CDS encoding DEAD/DEAH box helicase, which translates to MSFSQLGLNPNILKAIKEQGYSKPTLIQKEAIPMVLGRHDILAAAQTGTGKTAAFTLPLLEIMSNKKGKKENKPFIKALILTPTRELAAQVAQNIEAYSQYLPLKTAVIFGGVGINSQKSLLRKGVDIVIATPGRLLDHVGQKSIDLSRVEFLVLDEADRMLDMGFIHDIKKVMAHIPKHRQTLLFSATFSKEIKALSQTLLNEPKLVEVTKSNSSSEQVNQVVHYVLKDKKRTLLSSLIRTENWNQVLVFTRTKHGANKLSDYLNQCNISAAAIHGNKSQGARTKALNDFKAKTIKVLVATDIAARGIDIELLPHVVNFELPNIPEDYVHRIGRTGRAGNEGVAMSLVCSEELEFLENIEKLIKMKIEVKEVEGFTIKALKKVQTAKKQNNFKRRSNHASKESGAMNGSFKTEKQKERKSFDKAQPRGEKTSHPRRNSNAQRNSSNKKGRS; encoded by the coding sequence ATGTCATTTTCACAATTAGGACTGAATCCTAATATTTTAAAAGCAATCAAAGAGCAAGGGTATAGCAAACCCACTTTGATTCAAAAAGAGGCCATCCCAATGGTATTAGGCCGACATGATATTTTAGCAGCAGCGCAAACGGGTACGGGTAAAACGGCTGCATTTACGCTGCCACTTTTAGAAATTATGAGTAACAAAAAGGGTAAAAAAGAGAACAAACCTTTTATTAAAGCACTCATTCTAACGCCAACACGAGAACTTGCAGCACAAGTTGCACAAAATATTGAAGCTTATAGTCAATATCTTCCTTTAAAAACAGCAGTGATATTTGGGGGTGTGGGCATTAACTCTCAAAAATCTCTTCTACGAAAAGGAGTGGATATTGTGATTGCTACTCCAGGAAGATTACTTGACCATGTGGGGCAAAAAAGCATCGACTTATCACGAGTTGAGTTTTTGGTTTTAGATGAAGCAGACAGAATGTTGGATATGGGATTTATTCATGATATCAAAAAAGTGATGGCACATATCCCAAAACATCGACAAACATTACTGTTTTCTGCTACGTTTTCAAAAGAGATTAAAGCACTCTCTCAAACATTGTTGAATGAACCCAAACTTGTGGAAGTAACCAAAAGCAACAGTTCGTCTGAACAGGTCAATCAAGTGGTTCATTATGTGCTTAAAGATAAAAAAAGAACACTTTTAAGCTCTTTAATACGTACAGAAAATTGGAATCAAGTATTGGTCTTTACTCGAACCAAACATGGGGCGAATAAATTGAGTGATTACTTGAATCAATGCAATATCAGTGCAGCAGCCATTCATGGAAATAAATCACAAGGGGCAAGAACCAAAGCACTCAATGATTTTAAAGCCAAAACCATCAAAGTACTTGTAGCAACCGATATTGCTGCAAGAGGGATTGATATTGAGCTTTTACCTCACGTGGTTAATTTTGAGTTGCCCAATATACCTGAAGATTATGTGCACAGAATTGGTCGAACCGGACGAGCGGGCAATGAAGGTGTTGCAATGTCGTTGGTTTGCTCTGAAGAGTTGGAATTTTTAGAGAACATTGAAAAACTCATTAAGATGAAAATTGAAGTTAAAGAGGTTGAAGGTTTTACGATAAAGGCTTTGAAAAAAGTACAAACAGCCAAAAAACAGAACAACTTTAAACGAAGAAGTAATCATGCCTCAAAAGAGAGTGGGGCAATGAATGGTTCGTTTAAAACAGAAAAACAAAAAGAGCGAAAGAGTTTTGATAAGGCTCAACCAAGAGGTGAAAAAACAAGTCATCCAAGAAGAAACTCGAATGCTCAAAGAAATTCGAGCAATAAAAAAGGCAGAAGTTAA
- a CDS encoding 3'-5' exonuclease codes for MFRTIKNYYNKKGLKDEQYTFLFEKPHPDEYVCFDCETTGLNVQKDDIISIGAVIIKENTIVSSKKFVKFVKPKTKLQIEAIKVHHIRECDLEEAEGINEVVNEFLHFIGNRTLVGYFLEFDVAMINKYIKPSLGIKLPNKRHEVSAIYHDWKIEAIPQGHIDLRFDTIMKDLDIPHLGKHDAFNDAIMTSMMFLKLKNQPKVKL; via the coding sequence ATGTTTAGAACGATAAAAAACTACTACAACAAAAAAGGGCTCAAAGATGAGCAATACACTTTTTTATTTGAAAAGCCTCATCCAGATGAGTATGTCTGTTTTGATTGTGAAACCACGGGATTAAACGTACAAAAAGATGACATCATCTCTATAGGTGCGGTCATTATTAAAGAGAACACCATTGTATCCAGTAAGAAGTTTGTGAAGTTCGTTAAACCTAAAACAAAACTTCAAATCGAAGCCATTAAAGTGCATCACATCAGAGAGTGTGACTTAGAAGAAGCAGAAGGTATCAATGAAGTTGTAAATGAATTTTTACATTTCATTGGAAATCGTACTTTAGTAGGATACTTTTTAGAGTTTGATGTGGCCATGATTAACAAATACATCAAACCAAGTTTGGGCATCAAACTTCCCAATAAACGACATGAAGTATCTGCAATTTATCATGACTGGAAAATTGAAGCCATACCTCAAGGGCACATCGACCTACGATTTGATACAATTATGAAAGATTTGGACATACCACACCTTGGAAAACATGATGCATTTAATGATGCCATTATGACTTCCATGATGTTTTTAAAACTCAAAAATCAACCCAAAGTAAAACTGTAA
- a CDS encoding acetate/propionate family kinase encodes MLVFILNAGSSSLKYQLMNPVTKDLLASGLCERIGIDGVLKHEFGDGQKLQIDVSMPTHKEAIELVLRTLTDGEGKVINSIDDIEAIGHRAVHGGEEFSGSVMVTEKVIETMKKLIPLAPLHNPANIMGMEICQELMPGKPNVAVFDTAFHQTMPDYAYMYALPYEQYSKHGIRKYGFHGTSHFFVSNEARGMLDKKHNTRIIVCHLGNGSSVSAVLNGKCIDTSMGLTPVQGLMMGTRAGDVGAGAISYMMNQEGMTINETLDVMNKKSGILGISGKSSDLREVLEGMQQGDDRCRLAVEMVAYNIKKYVGSYVAALDGVDALCFTGGIGENSSLIREIVCAGLDGMGLIIDPTKNNKRRSDARDIATNSSAARIFVIPTNEEYVIANDTYKVVTGAK; translated from the coding sequence ATGTTAGTATTCATTTTAAATGCAGGAAGTTCTTCATTAAAGTATCAATTAATGAACCCAGTAACAAAAGATTTATTAGCTTCAGGGCTATGTGAAAGAATTGGTATAGATGGTGTTTTAAAACACGAATTCGGTGATGGACAAAAACTACAAATTGATGTTTCTATGCCAACACACAAAGAAGCCATTGAGTTAGTACTTCGAACTCTAACAGATGGTGAAGGTAAAGTAATCAACTCTATTGATGATATTGAAGCTATTGGACACAGAGCAGTTCACGGTGGTGAAGAGTTCTCTGGTTCAGTTATGGTCACTGAAAAAGTAATCGAAACAATGAAAAAGTTGATTCCATTAGCACCTTTACACAACCCAGCGAACATTATGGGTATGGAAATTTGCCAAGAGCTAATGCCTGGTAAACCAAATGTTGCTGTATTTGATACAGCATTCCACCAAACTATGCCTGATTATGCATATATGTATGCATTACCATATGAGCAATACTCTAAACATGGTATCAGAAAGTATGGTTTCCACGGAACAAGCCACTTCTTCGTATCAAATGAAGCACGAGGAATGTTAGACAAAAAACACAACACAAGAATCATCGTATGTCATTTAGGTAACGGTTCTTCTGTAAGTGCAGTATTAAACGGTAAATGTATTGATACTTCTATGGGACTTACCCCTGTTCAAGGTTTAATGATGGGAACAAGAGCAGGTGACGTTGGAGCAGGTGCTATTAGTTACATGATGAACCAAGAGGGTATGACGATCAATGAAACACTTGATGTTATGAACAAAAAATCAGGAATCTTAGGAATTTCAGGAAAATCTTCTGACCTTAGAGAAGTTCTTGAAGGGATGCAACAAGGTGATGACCGATGTCGATTAGCGGTTGAGATGGTTGCTTATAACATTAAAAAATATGTTGGTTCATATGTGGCTGCACTTGATGGTGTAGATGCATTATGTTTCACAGGTGGTATTGGTGAGAACTCTTCACTGATTCGAGAGATTGTTTGTGCTGGTCTGGATGGTATGGGATTAATCATCGACCCAACTAAAAACAACAAAAGAAGAAGTGATGCAAGAGACATCGCAACAAACAGTTCAGCTGCACGAATCTTCGTTATCCCTACAAACGAAGAGTATGTTATTGCTAACGATACGTATAAAGTGGTTACTGGAGCAAAATAG
- the pta gene encoding phosphate acetyltransferase has product MGLIDSIKDNARKELKTIVLPESEDERVLKATEQVLNDKTAKVVLIGNEDTIKADAAKCGANIQGATIIDPKSFANIDAYVNELVELRKSKGLSEAEARKIMTTEPRFFGCMMVRLGDADGLVAGSNSATADVLRAAIQVIKTAPGIKTVSSTFVMETKDGQFGDNGLILFGDCAVLPDPTAEQLADIAASTAATARSVVGLEPKVAMLSFSTMGSAKHPLVDKVQNAVQILKDRNVDFAFDGEMQADAAIVEAIGKKKAPDSKVAGSANVLVFPDLQAGNIGYKLVQRFAGADAHGPIVQGLAKPVNDLSRGCSVEDISNLVAITATQC; this is encoded by the coding sequence ATGGGTCTAATTGACAGTATTAAAGATAATGCTAGAAAAGAGCTAAAAACTATCGTACTTCCGGAGTCTGAAGACGAAAGAGTATTAAAAGCCACTGAGCAAGTACTCAATGACAAAACTGCTAAAGTAGTGTTAATTGGAAATGAAGATACAATCAAAGCAGATGCAGCAAAATGTGGTGCAAATATCCAAGGAGCAACCATCATTGATCCTAAATCATTTGCCAATATTGATGCATATGTAAACGAATTGGTTGAGTTAAGAAAATCGAAAGGCTTAAGCGAAGCTGAAGCAAGAAAGATTATGACAACTGAACCAAGATTTTTTGGTTGTATGATGGTACGACTTGGTGATGCAGATGGATTAGTTGCTGGTTCTAACTCTGCTACTGCAGATGTATTAAGAGCTGCTATTCAAGTAATTAAGACTGCACCGGGGATTAAAACTGTTTCATCGACATTTGTTATGGAGACAAAAGATGGACAGTTTGGAGATAACGGTCTCATTTTATTTGGAGATTGTGCTGTATTACCTGACCCAACCGCTGAACAACTTGCTGATATCGCAGCTTCAACTGCAGCAACTGCACGAAGTGTAGTTGGTTTAGAGCCAAAAGTAGCCATGCTCTCTTTCTCAACTATGGGAAGTGCAAAACACCCATTAGTCGATAAGGTTCAAAACGCTGTACAAATTTTAAAAGATAGAAATGTAGATTTTGCATTTGATGGTGAAATGCAAGCAGATGCAGCGATTGTTGAAGCAATCGGTAAGAAAAAAGCACCCGATTCTAAAGTAGCTGGGAGTGCAAACGTATTGGTTTTCCCTGACTTACAAGCAGGAAATATCGGGTATAAATTGGTTCAAAGATTTGCTGGTGCAGATGCTCACGGACCAATCGTACAAGGTTTAGCAAAACCTGTTAATGACCTTTCAAGAGGTTGTTCAGTAGAAGATATCTCAAACTTAGTTGCAATCACTGCAACACAATGTTAA